Below is a window of Halococcus salsus DNA.
CTCGTGGGGTCGTGACTCGACGACCCCCGCGTCCTCGACCGCGACTTTCACCGCACGGGCGTAGGCACGCGCGAGGCCGCCGACCCCGAGGTTCGTCCCGCCGTAGTAGCGGGTGACGACGGCCGCGACGTTTTCGAGCTCCTCGCGCTGGAGCACCGTGAGCGCGGGTTTGCCCGCCGAACCGCCCGGCTCGCCGTCGTCGTTCGCGTACTCACGGAGCGGGTCGGCCCGAACCCGGTAGGCGGGGACGTTGTGGGTCGCGTCGGCGTGGTCGGTCGCGATCCCCTCGACGAACGCCTCCGCCTCGTCGACCGACCCGACCGGCGCGATACGACCGACGAACCGCGAGCCGCGCTCCTCGAAGGCGGCCTCGCCGCGGGTCTCGACGGTTCGGTAGGTTTCGGTCACTCCAGTTCGAGCCGTCGGACGAACGCCATCTCCCGGATCTCGGTGAGGACCGCGCCCGGGAGCGGGTCGTCGGTGATCACCGAGAGCGTCGGGACGTCGGTGAACTCCGGGTCCTCCGAGATCGTCTGTCGGATCGAGACTCCGTGGTCGGCGATCGCACCCGTGACCGCGGCGACGATCCCCGAGGCCTCCGCGTCGGCGACCTCGACGGTGAGGACGGATAGATCGAGCACCGGCGCGAGGTCGCGGAGGCTCGGCACCGCCGAGATGTTGTGGAAGATGGGCCGGAGTTCGTCGTCGGCCAGCAGCGCGTCGGTGGTCGAGTCCACGACGCGTCTGTCGACGCCGACCTCCGCGGCGACCTGGGTGTTCGGGATCTCGATCCCGCCCGAGACCACCCGCCCGCTCTCGTTCACCGAGAAACCGCGTTCGAGCAGGAGCCGGACGACGGCCTGCTGGCCCGGGCTTCCCGCGAACTTCGCCATGATCTCGTCGAACATCGTCTGTGCACCTCCGTATCGCACCCGCGGGGTTAATTCAACTGGTCGGCCTCCTCCAGCGTGCGCTCGGTCCCGGATCGTCGCCATTCGGCTGCGTTCTCGCGGGTTTCGGTGTTGAGGAGCACGTCGAGCTTCCGCTCGAACTGTGCCTCGGTGAGTTCGCCGCGGGCGTAGCGTTCGCGGAGCGTCGCGAGGCTATCGGCGTCCCGGCTGCTCTGGTCGGCCGCCTCCTCGCCGTACCAGTGGGGGTACCGCTCGCGCCAGTACTGGTCGGCGTAGTAGCCGAGATCGGCCGTCCGCCCTCCATGCCGGTAGTACGTGAGCACGGCGAGGAAGGGCACGAGAAGGATGCCGACGGCGATGACGACGTCCGCCAGCGCGAGCCCGAGGATCGAGAGCGAGAGGAAGAGCAGCCCCACCGCGACCGCCCCGCCGGTCCCGACGGTCAACGAGCGCTCGAACGCGGTGTGGTCGGTCGGTTTCGGCACAGCGATCGACTGACGGCCCACCGAAAAGTACCTTTCCACTGGCTCCTCTCCGAGTGACCGAACCCGTCGGCAGGGGTCGAACCGCTACTCGGAGAGGGTGCCCTTCGTGCTCGGGGCCCCCTCACGGCGGTCGTCGGGCCGGGTAGCGTCGTCGAGTGCCCGCGCGACCGCCTTGAACAGCGCCTCGATCTCGTGGTGGGCGTTCTCGCCGGCGACCTCCGTGTGGAGGGTCAGGTTTGCGTTCATCGCGAGCGAGCGGAAGAAGTGCGGAGCCATCGCGCTCGTGAACTCGCCCACCCGGCCCTGGGAGAATTCCCCGTCGAATTCGAACAGCGGGCGACCCGAGACGTCGACCACCACCCCGGCGACCGCCTCGTCGAGCGGCACTCGCCTATCGGCGAACCGGTGGATCCCCGCCCGATCGCCGAGCGCCTCGTCGAGGGCCGTCCCGAGCGCGATCGCGACGTCCTCGATCGTGTGGTGGTCGTCGACGTGGAGGTCGCCGTCACACGAGACGTCGAGGTCGAACAGGCCGTGTTTCGCGAACGAATCCAGCATGTGGTCGAGGAAGCCGATCCCGGTGTCCGTGGTCGACTCGCCCTCGCCGTCGACCGCGAGCGTCACCTCGATCGTGGTTTCGGCCGTCTCGCGCTCGACGGTCGCACGCCTGGTCATGCGAGCCCTCGGCGTAGCGGGCATAAGGCGGTTTTGCTCGGTCGCGTGGCGCTCAGTCCCCTTCGAGCGCCGTGATGGCGTCCTCGAGCGTGAACCGCCCCTCGTAGAGCGCGGTGCCGACGACGGCCGCGCTCGCGCCGGCGTCGCGGAGGGTTTCGAGGTCGTCGAGGGTCTCGACCCCGCCGCTCGCCACGACCGGGACCGAGACCGCCTCGGCGAGCCGGCGCACACGGTCGGCGCGGACGCCTTCGAGCCGGCCCTCGACGTCGACGTCGGTGAAGAGGATCCCGGCCGCGCCGCGGTCCTCGTAGCCCGCTGCGGCTTCGACGGGGTCTATTCCTGTACCCTCCGTCCAGCCTGAGACCACGACCTCGCCGTCGCTGGCGTCGAGGCTGACGACCACGCTCTCGGGGTGGGTGTCGCTGATCGCCGCGACGACCTCGGGGGTCTCGACCGCGGCCGTCCCCAGGATGACCCGGTCGACGCCGGCGTCGAGGAGGGAGCGGGCGTCGGCTGCGGTCCGGATGCCGCCGCCGAGCTGAACGGGGACGTCGACGGTCTCGACGATCCGCTCGATCGCGGTCGCGTTGCGCCGCTCGCCGTCGAACGCCCCGTCGAGGTCCACGAGGTGGAGGGTTCGCGCGCCCGCCGCGACCCAGCGTTCGGCCGCCTCGACGGGGTCGCCGTAGGCGGTCTCGCTACCGCGCTCGCCGCCGACGAGCTGAACCACCTGCCCACCTTCGATGTCGACCGCGGGAACGACTTCGAACGAATCGTACATGGGTCGCGTAGGCGGTCGCGCGGCCTTAACGCCCTGCATGTGCGGCGGACGGCTCCAGGTGGACGACCGATAGCGCCGTGGTCGCGATTCGGGACCTCGGAATCAGCCTCGATCTCGGCGCTGAGGTTTGGGCGAGCCGAATTCGGGAACGAAAACATCTAACACCTTCGGGGGAGAACGAGCTATTGATGCCTACCGTAGAATACGTCAACTACGAAGTGGTCGACGATCAGGGCTGGGATGTTGAGGACGACGACCTCTTCGAGAAGGCCGCGGACGCCGGACTCGACGAGGAGGATTACGGTTCCATCGACGTCAACGAGTCCGAGTACATCCTCGAAGCCGCCGAGGCACAGGGCTACGACTGGCCGTTCTCGTGCCGCGCTGGTGCGTGTGCGAACTGCGCGTCGATCCTCAAAGAGGGCGAGATCGACATGGACATGCAGCAGATCCTCTCGGACGAGGAAGTCGAGGACCGCAACGTCCGCCTGACCTGCATCGGGTCGCCGGCGGCCGACGAGGTCAAGATCGTCTACAACGCGAAACACCTCGACTACCTCCAGAACCGCGTCATATAAGCCGACCCCACCGTTTTTTCGCGCGTCGCGTTCGGACGGATCGCTATCGAAGAGCTGTTGCGTCGGGATCCGGTTTATGTCCTCCGACGACCAACTGGAATTATAACCCGCCACGGAGAACCGCTGTCGAAAGATGAAACGCCGCCAGCTGATCGGAGCGATAGCAACTGCGGCGATAGGAAGCGCGGGTTGTGTGAGTGGCCTATCTAGTCTCGTCAAAACTCCTGCTCATACCGTCTCCGTCTACAATCTCAGCGAAAAGCGAGCCCGAGAGGTGGAGGTCAGCGTGCGAAACAGCGCCGACGAGATCCTCTTCGAGCGTTCGTATGCCTTCTCCGAATCCGTTCAGGCGTCCGAGAGCGAGACGTTCCCGGCATCGGACGATCCCGCAACGGTGCTCGTCACTGTCGATGGGAAACGGTACGAGAGGCAGTGGCCGGCTTCGGATTGTAACGGGCTATCCGTGTGGGAAGGTCTCGACGTGAAGATCTTCGGCAAGATGGATCCGGAAAGGGACGTTTACACGGGCGGTAACTGCCAGACTGCGTATATGGGAGATTGAGCGAGACGCGTCAGTCGCCAGCGTATTTCGCGCCGACGGCGTCGAGGTCCGCGCCGTCGACCGACGACCGGAAGCCGTGCATCCCGTCGTCGCGCGTGATGCCGTAGTCGTTCGCGTGGAGCTCCGCGACCCGTTCGAACTCCTCGTCCGAGAGTCGGGGGGTCTCCGGCGCGGCGGCCCACTCGTTGATGTCGGCGGCGGTGCGGAAGGTCGGCGTCACCGA
It encodes the following:
- a CDS encoding IMPACT family protein, with amino-acid sequence MTETYRTVETRGEAAFEERGSRFVGRIAPVGSVDEAEAFVEGIATDHADATHNVPAYRVRADPLREYANDDGEPGGSAGKPALTVLQREELENVAAVVTRYYGGTNLGVGGLARAYARAVKVAVEDAGVVESRPHETVVVEVEYDDSGLVRGILESADVEFEARYDERVAFRVRIPTAESDDLRDRLLSATSGRADIDAGE
- the hisB gene encoding imidazoleglycerol-phosphate dehydratase HisB; the encoded protein is MTRRATVERETAETTIEVTLAVDGEGESTTDTGIGFLDHMLDSFAKHGLFDLDVSCDGDLHVDDHHTIEDVAIALGTALDEALGDRAGIHRFADRRVPLDEAVAGVVVDVSGRPLFEFDGEFSQGRVGEFTSAMAPHFFRSLAMNANLTLHTEVAGENAHHEIEALFKAVARALDDATRPDDRREGAPSTKGTLSE
- the hisA gene encoding 1-(5-phosphoribosyl)-5-[(5-phosphoribosylamino)methylideneamino]imidazole-4-carboxamide isomerase, yielding MYDSFEVVPAVDIEGGQVVQLVGGERGSETAYGDPVEAAERWVAAGARTLHLVDLDGAFDGERRNATAIERIVETVDVPVQLGGGIRTAADARSLLDAGVDRVILGTAAVETPEVVAAISDTHPESVVVSLDASDGEVVVSGWTEGTGIDPVEAAAGYEDRGAAGILFTDVDVEGRLEGVRADRVRRLAEAVSVPVVASGGVETLDDLETLRDAGASAAVVGTALYEGRFTLEDAITALEGD
- a CDS encoding amino acid-binding protein gives rise to the protein MFDEIMAKFAGSPGQQAVVRLLLERGFSVNESGRVVSGGIEIPNTQVAAEVGVDRRVVDSTTDALLADDELRPIFHNISAVPSLRDLAPVLDLSVLTVEVADAEASGIVAAVTGAIADHGVSIRQTISEDPEFTDVPTLSVITDDPLPGAVLTEIREMAFVRRLELE
- a CDS encoding SHOCT domain-containing protein — protein: MPKPTDHTAFERSLTVGTGGAVAVGLLFLSLSILGLALADVVIAVGILLVPFLAVLTYYRHGGRTADLGYYADQYWRERYPHWYGEEAADQSSRDADSLATLRERYARGELTEAQFERKLDVLLNTETRENAAEWRRSGTERTLEEADQLN
- the fer gene encoding ferredoxin Fer; this translates as MPTVEYVNYEVVDDQGWDVEDDDLFEKAADAGLDEEDYGSIDVNESEYILEAAEAQGYDWPFSCRAGACANCASILKEGEIDMDMQQILSDEEVEDRNVRLTCIGSPAADEVKIVYNAKHLDYLQNRVI